The following proteins come from a genomic window of Bacilli bacterium:
- a CDS encoding sugar transferase, translated as MIPYAFAKRAIDITGALSGLILLSPLIILLAIAIKLEAPKAPVFFSQMRVGKNGKLFRMYKFRSMVPNAENLLPGLMAQNEIKGHMFKIKDDPRISKVGKIIRKTSLDELPQLWNVLKGEMSLVGPRPPLPNEVKEYSPFHFKRLSVIPGCTGLWQISGRNKLNFEQMVELDLQYIANRSIGLDVKIILKTFRVMLGSDDAY; from the coding sequence CTGATACCGTACGCATTCGCCAAACGGGCGATCGATATTACCGGCGCACTTTCGGGGCTGATTCTTCTTTCGCCGCTCATTATATTGCTTGCAATTGCCATTAAATTGGAGGCGCCCAAAGCTCCGGTTTTTTTCAGCCAAATGCGCGTCGGGAAAAACGGCAAGTTATTTCGCATGTATAAATTTCGCTCAATGGTGCCGAATGCCGAAAATCTTCTTCCCGGGTTAATGGCGCAAAATGAAATAAAGGGCCATATGTTCAAGATCAAAGACGACCCGCGCATTTCCAAAGTCGGCAAAATAATCCGCAAAACCAGCCTGGATGAACTGCCGCAATTATGGAACGTCCTGAAAGGGGAAATGAGTCTTGTCGGACCGCGGCCGCCATTGCCCAACGAAGTGAAAGAATACTCGCCGTTTCATTTTAAAAGGCTGTCGGTTATTCCGGGTTGCACAGGCTTGTGGCAGATTAGCGGGCGCAACAAACTGAATTTCGAGCAAATGGTTGAACTGGATCTCCAATATATAGCCAACAGAAGCATCGGGTTGGATGTAAAAATCATTTTGAAAACATTCAGAGTCATGTTAGGTTCGGATGACGCTTATTAA
- a CDS encoding lasso peptide biosynthesis B2 protein: protein MRFVRLRKKAARYLRLQREMKLLLVEAFFYLGWARMLKMLPFSRISPSLGVCMRETAMDCEPDRIALIRDISCAVRLMSRYTWWESKCLVMAIAAMKMLKRRGIESTLYLGTAKDAAGNMIAHAWLRSGSMYVTGAEFKDRFTVVATFGNMISHGKKIRE from the coding sequence ATGCGCTTTGTGCGTTTGCGCAAAAAGGCCGCCCGATACTTGCGGCTGCAGCGGGAAATGAAGCTCTTGCTGGTGGAGGCGTTCTTTTATCTCGGCTGGGCGCGCATGCTGAAAATGCTGCCGTTTTCCCGAATTTCCCCGTCATTGGGCGTTTGCATGCGGGAAACCGCCATGGACTGCGAACCGGATCGGATTGCCTTGATCAGGGACATATCCTGCGCCGTCCGTCTAATGAGCCGTTACACCTGGTGGGAAAGCAAGTGCCTCGTCATGGCGATAGCCGCAATGAAAATGTTGAAACGGCGCGGCATCGAAAGCACCCTGTATTTGGGGACGGCAAAGGACGCGGCCGGCAACATGATCGCGCACGCCTGGCTGCGCAGCGGTTCCATGTACGTCACGGGCGCCGAGTTCAAGGATCGGTTCACGGTGGTCGCCACATTCGGGAACATGATTTCGCACGGGAAAAAGATACGGGAATGA
- a CDS encoding ABC transporter ATP-binding protein: MKQLLLFLKKMHTVAGFKLYFHFVGMMLVSSLEGLSVYLLAPLLGFIGILSGRAGDIPFVSVLDPLLGQMPESAHLPLVLAVYLGIVLTQAVLQRNMTIHNQKIQQGFIKTLRLETYQALLEADWNFYLQKRRSDLNHLMTHELANISQGATLAMRLATTFLFTAIQIGFALWLSVKLTALVIVSGVLLALFSRRFVRTAKRLGERTTKLSQDYMGGLSEHFNGIKDIKANMLEEHHFQWFREMCRNMESNYLQFARLQSTSQLFYKAASAVLIALFVLLSFRVFQAEPGHLMLIMVIFTRLWPKFTGIQASWEQIVSSYPAFRNLASLLQECAAAKEQAVRRAGRTALAPLRPEKEIFCRNLYYRYGKDQPYAIRDVSLVVPANRVTAIVGKSGAGKSTLVDLLTGLVQPEQGEILVDGAPLTDERLSRFRRSVSYVAQDPFLFHASIRDNLRMVAPFATESKLWEALAFSASAGFVEKLPDGLDTVIGDRGIRLSGGERQRLVLARAILRNPAILVMDEATSALDSENEAKIQEALNRIKGSMTVIVIAHRLSTIRNADQVVVLEEGQIVRQEEFLQLSLDDGKLLSK, encoded by the coding sequence ATGAAACAGCTTTTGCTTTTTTTAAAAAAAATGCATACCGTTGCGGGCTTCAAACTATATTTCCATTTTGTCGGCATGATGCTGGTCAGTTCCCTCGAAGGCTTGTCCGTTTATTTGCTGGCGCCGCTGCTTGGTTTTATCGGCATTTTGAGCGGCCGTGCGGGGGACATTCCGTTTGTATCCGTGCTCGATCCGCTGCTTGGGCAAATGCCGGAAAGCGCGCATCTGCCGCTTGTGCTGGCGGTTTATCTTGGCATCGTCCTGACGCAGGCAGTGCTGCAGCGGAATATGACGATCCATAACCAGAAAATCCAGCAAGGCTTCATCAAGACGCTGCGTCTGGAAACATACCAGGCGTTGCTGGAAGCGGACTGGAACTTTTATCTGCAAAAAAGAAGATCGGATTTAAACCACCTGATGACGCATGAACTGGCCAATATCAGTCAGGGCGCGACATTGGCGATGAGGCTTGCGACAACATTTTTGTTTACCGCAATCCAAATCGGGTTTGCCCTTTGGCTATCTGTCAAACTGACCGCGCTCGTGATTGTGAGCGGCGTGCTGCTCGCCTTATTCTCCCGCAGGTTTGTGCGAACCGCCAAGCGGCTTGGCGAACGGACGACGAAATTGTCCCAGGATTACATGGGCGGGCTCAGCGAGCATTTTAACGGCATCAAAGATATCAAGGCGAACATGCTGGAGGAACATCACTTCCAATGGTTTCGTGAGATGTGCCGGAACATGGAGAGCAACTATTTGCAATTCGCCAGGCTGCAGTCTACCTCCCAGCTTTTTTACAAGGCGGCGTCGGCCGTCCTGATCGCGCTGTTTGTACTCCTGTCGTTTCGGGTATTTCAGGCGGAGCCGGGCCATCTTATGCTGATCATGGTTATTTTCACGCGATTATGGCCGAAATTTACCGGAATTCAGGCGAGTTGGGAACAAATCGTGTCGTCATACCCGGCCTTCCGCAACCTGGCGAGCTTGCTGCAAGAATGCGCCGCGGCGAAGGAACAGGCGGTGCGCCGCGCCGGCCGGACGGCGCTTGCTCCGCTGCGCCCGGAGAAGGAAATCTTCTGCCGCAATCTTTATTACCGCTACGGCAAGGATCAGCCCTATGCGATCCGCGATGTCAGCCTTGTGGTGCCGGCAAACCGGGTGACTGCCATCGTGGGAAAATCCGGCGCCGGCAAAAGCACGCTGGTCGATCTGCTGACCGGGCTTGTGCAGCCCGAGCAAGGCGAAATTCTGGTCGACGGCGCTCCCTTGACGGATGAGCGGCTGTCGCGGTTTCGGCGTTCAGTCAGCTATGTGGCGCAGGACCCCTTTTTGTTCCATGCGAGCATCCGGGACAATTTGCGCATGGTCGCGCCGTTTGCGACCGAGAGTAAGCTTTGGGAAGCTTTGGCGTTTTCCGCCTCCGCCGGGTTTGTGGAGAAGCTGCCGGATGGTCTCGACACCGTGATCGGCGACCGGGGCATCCGCTTATCGGGCGGCGAGCGGCAGCGGCTTGTGCTGGCGCGGGCGATCTTGCGAAACCCGGCCATTCTCGTCATGGACGAAGCGACAAGCGCCTTGGATAGCGAGAACGAGGCGAAAATCCAGGAAGCGCTGAATCGGATAAAAGGTTCCATGACGGTCATTGTGATCGCCCATCGGTTATCGACCATCCGCAACGCCGATCAGGTTGTCGTTCTGGAAGAGGGACAAATTGTGCGGCAGGAAGAATTTTTGCAGCTGTCATTGGATGACGGAAAACTGTTAAGCAAATGA
- a CDS encoding aldolase, producing MRIQSEIPLPELIAANERNALPDIEILLRDMPGEWSESLFEKQYFAVLDQRVLFRFPNAARVCVENGKRILVSPMENADWDLLRIYLLGSAMGAILLQRKMLPLHGSAVAIDGRAYAFVGESGAGKSTLAAAFLHRGLPLVSDDVIAVSFAADKTPMVAPSYPQQKLWQESIAGLNMEFRRYTPLYQRTTKFAVPVLERFAAAPIPLAGVFELVPTRIGEGMYPLSGLQKLPVFRAHTYRGALLPFMRMEQWHFAMAASIASRIDVFRLYRPLTGFTAQRLAARILNMLQKER from the coding sequence ATGAGGATCCAAAGCGAAATCCCCCTTCCCGAACTCATTGCAGCAAACGAACGAAACGCGCTTCCGGATATCGAAATTTTGCTTCGCGATATGCCGGGTGAATGGAGCGAATCGCTGTTCGAAAAGCAATATTTTGCCGTTTTGGATCAACGGGTGCTGTTTCGTTTTCCGAACGCGGCGCGGGTTTGCGTTGAGAACGGAAAACGGATCCTGGTTTCGCCGATGGAGAACGCCGATTGGGATTTGCTCCGGATTTATTTGTTGGGAAGCGCAATGGGCGCCATCCTGCTGCAGCGGAAAATGCTGCCGCTGCACGGCAGCGCTGTCGCGATCGATGGCCGGGCATACGCGTTTGTGGGGGAGTCGGGAGCCGGCAAATCGACGCTTGCGGCGGCATTTCTGCATCGGGGACTGCCCCTTGTAAGCGACGATGTGATTGCCGTGTCGTTCGCGGCGGACAAAACGCCGATGGTGGCGCCGTCTTATCCCCAACAAAAGCTGTGGCAGGAAAGCATTGCCGGGCTTAACATGGAATTTCGCCGCTACACACCGCTGTATCAGCGGACCACGAAATTCGCAGTGCCGGTATTGGAGCGTTTTGCCGCAGCCCCCATTCCGCTCGCCGGCGTGTTTGAGCTCGTGCCGACCCGAATCGGCGAAGGCATGTATCCGTTGTCGGGGCTTCAGAAACTGCCTGTTTTTCGGGCGCATACATACCGCGGCGCGCTGCTTCCGTTTATGCGCATGGAGCAATGGCATTTTGCCATGGCCGCCAGTATCGCGAGCCGTATCGATGTTTTCAGGCTTTACCGGCCGTTGACCGGTTTTACCGCGCAGCGGTTGGCAGCCCGTATTTTGAATATGCTGCAAAAAGAAAGGTAG
- a CDS encoding CpsD/CapB family tyrosine-protein kinase encodes MHRSALKLPIIMERNPDSPISEAYRYLRNNIEFAAAEKGSKSIMVTSTLPREGKSTTAANLAIACAQAGKRVALVDAHFRKPILHEIFLMSNSSGLSSALARRQKIAEAVLETHIDNLCLIPSGPLAANLAEMLASGGLREILNELRDQYEIIIVDAPSLLSVADAQLIAAQCDGVLLVANLGKTKRKTLANAKMILEHVNTTFLGVVLNNVKKIK; translated from the coding sequence ATGCACCGGTCGGCACTTAAATTGCCCATTATTATGGAACGGAATCCCGATTCCCCCATTTCGGAAGCTTATCGCTACCTGCGCAACAATATTGAATTCGCCGCGGCTGAAAAAGGAAGCAAAAGCATCATGGTGACTTCAACATTGCCGCGGGAAGGAAAATCGACAACGGCGGCCAATTTAGCCATTGCCTGCGCGCAGGCAGGCAAACGCGTCGCTCTTGTAGACGCGCATTTTCGCAAACCGATTCTGCACGAAATATTTTTAATGAGTAACAGCAGCGGCTTATCCTCCGCCCTCGCAAGGCGCCAAAAAATTGCGGAAGCCGTTTTGGAAACGCATATTGATAACCTTTGCCTAATCCCGTCCGGCCCGCTCGCGGCCAATCTTGCGGAAATGCTCGCATCCGGCGGACTTCGGGAGATCCTGAATGAATTGCGCGACCAGTACGAAATCATCATCGTGGATGCCCCTTCGTTGCTTTCCGTGGCGGATGCGCAGCTGATTGCCGCCCAATGCGATGGCGTTTTGCTGGTCGCCAACTTGGGCAAAACGAAGCGGAAAACACTGGCGAACGCGAAAATGATTTTGGAGCATGTAAATACGACCTTCCTGGGTGTTGTGCTAAATAACGTAAAAAAAATAAAGTGA
- a CDS encoding lasso peptide biosynthesis PqqD family chaperone, which yields MRNQSINPDDLVVQAKDLLVSNMDGEKVMMSIQSGKYYNLGRTGGAIWDMMESPVAVRKLLDNLTETYDIDAETCKEQLLDFLRNLLREHLIQIGTPAATGS from the coding sequence ATGAGGAATCAATCGATCAATCCGGACGATCTTGTTGTGCAGGCTAAGGATCTGCTCGTGAGCAATATGGACGGCGAGAAAGTAATGATGAGCATTCAATCCGGAAAGTACTATAATCTCGGCAGGACCGGCGGGGCGATTTGGGACATGATGGAGTCGCCCGTCGCCGTAAGGAAGCTGCTTGACAACCTGACGGAAACGTACGATATCGACGCGGAAACTTGTAAAGAGCAATTGCTCGACTTTCTGCGCAATTTGCTGCGCGAACATCTGATTCAAATCGGGACGCCCGCCGCGACCGGTTCATAA
- a CDS encoding flippase yields MTRYAMLAGKIVNLKFPSLVLFTAMVTSRGLEFILKSILSRMLGPEQFGIIQQYETYFEIFVVLSAFGISTAILKFVSEKNSEEERKKTFTFLVKTNLAVSSVICLVIYILVNSLPFIREHQVIVFLNATVMLLPIIALTHSSHGLFIHFLNGINKINYVAVIKVGFFLAQFLIILPAVYLFGAKVYAEAYFILCLASFLLCFPLVKKHWQRRAAGYLRSLKESENVRMYSFIGYSAISNLTSILLGYVDLLVVMSFFSNGTVGAYSVASMIAKGLWMLPLSIMQVELPKISKGHSDKNLDVYRYYKKLQKKMIVVCWPVVFAVYMISGYIIRFIFGVDYLAILPVLKILLLATLVYALTLVGGNIFIATNYPKINLLLNLLRAFISVVLSVLLIPEFGIKGVAVSSVVTFVIFYFVQGMICKGLFYEGQYKERTKEKARSVS; encoded by the coding sequence ATGACCAGATATGCAATGCTTGCCGGCAAAATCGTCAACCTGAAATTTCCTTCTCTTGTTCTGTTTACCGCCATGGTTACATCAAGAGGGTTGGAATTTATTTTGAAAAGCATCTTAAGCAGAATGCTCGGCCCGGAACAGTTCGGAATCATCCAACAATATGAAACATACTTTGAAATTTTTGTTGTTTTATCGGCTTTCGGCATCAGCACGGCAATCCTGAAGTTTGTTTCGGAAAAAAACAGCGAAGAAGAGCGAAAAAAGACATTCACCTTTTTGGTAAAAACCAATTTGGCAGTCTCGTCTGTCATCTGTCTGGTTATTTATATTCTTGTAAATTCGTTGCCATTCATTCGCGAACATCAGGTGATCGTGTTTCTGAACGCCACCGTGATGTTGCTGCCGATCATCGCGCTGACCCACTCGTCGCATGGGTTGTTCATTCATTTTTTAAACGGGATCAATAAAATAAACTATGTTGCCGTCATCAAAGTGGGATTTTTCCTTGCCCAGTTTCTGATCATTCTGCCCGCTGTCTATTTGTTCGGGGCGAAAGTTTACGCTGAAGCGTACTTCATTTTATGCCTGGCAAGTTTTTTATTGTGCTTTCCTTTGGTGAAAAAACACTGGCAGCGTAGAGCGGCGGGATACCTTCGCTCCCTAAAGGAAAGCGAAAATGTCCGCATGTATTCCTTTATCGGCTATAGCGCCATTTCGAACTTGACCTCGATTTTGCTCGGATATGTCGACCTTTTGGTGGTGATGTCCTTTTTTTCCAATGGGACGGTTGGCGCGTATAGTGTTGCCAGCATGATTGCAAAAGGCTTGTGGATGTTGCCGCTCTCGATTATGCAAGTTGAATTGCCAAAGATTTCCAAGGGGCACAGCGATAAAAATCTCGATGTGTACCGTTACTATAAAAAATTGCAAAAGAAAATGATAGTGGTTTGCTGGCCGGTCGTGTTCGCGGTTTATATGATCAGCGGTTATATAATCAGGTTCATATTTGGCGTCGATTACCTGGCCATTCTGCCTGTTCTGAAAATATTGCTGCTAGCGACTTTGGTTTATGCCTTGACGCTGGTAGGCGGAAATATTTTCATTGCCACGAACTATCCAAAGATTAATTTGTTGCTTAACTTGCTTCGGGCCTTTATCAGTGTCGTTTTATCCGTATTGCTCATTCCGGAATTCGGTATCAAAGGTGTGGCTGTTTCTTCGGTTGTCACTTTTGTCATCTTCTATTTCGTCCAGGGAATGATCTGCAAAGGATTATTTTATGAAGGCCAATATAAAGAGCGGACGAAAGAGAAGGCGCGATCCGTTTCATAG
- a CDS encoding O-antigen ligase family protein, with product MKSSRALAPLMIHNVSYASQTSGIMKQILSAIALIFAFFLFGVMTAGNYQLSILLVAVLLLAALSAVYPVEINIAILSVWGLFQGLLTNISFAGFPFSQLIIPAIVFPLAIGLIVRTKTILESKCSQIVLIYVLWTVWNVAGIATTIYVNEAVLFYFRFVIGAALFAFFALGTNNLQETNRIAKALVFCGTLSAIITVAQFVSFQMFGLKSIGIVELVRHFYGDAYRPVGTFDGPVGSANVLFAMYLVSSYKYLQTRNRIYLAAGMFMIAGMLVTLTRTVALALILSVVFQAVHASVLNKRWGPIIKISALIMIVAALLSQFAADIIAKRFVDILGSASIDSFGAGRVGIWIGIVKGFIQEANVWNYFIGRGISIAKYFVFNYSAYNHGDGDYTHNDFLDIAISNGIISLFLLVLFIGKVFQLLSASARTVKLSFFFPLVFYFSVIMALSNTNYSSGQRWFFLIVLALIINQLRFDSVGRSPEKLETN from the coding sequence ATGAAAAGTTCAAGAGCGCTTGCGCCGTTGATGATACATAATGTATCATACGCCAGTCAAACTTCGGGGATCATGAAACAAATCTTGTCCGCAATCGCGTTGATTTTCGCATTTTTTTTATTTGGCGTAATGACCGCGGGCAATTACCAATTATCCATTTTGCTTGTCGCGGTATTGCTGCTGGCCGCGCTTTCCGCCGTTTATCCCGTGGAAATAAACATTGCGATTTTAAGCGTCTGGGGACTGTTTCAAGGATTGTTGACCAATATAAGCTTCGCGGGTTTTCCGTTCTCGCAGCTCATCATTCCCGCCATCGTTTTTCCGTTGGCAATCGGATTGATCGTAAGGACGAAAACGATCCTGGAAAGCAAATGCAGCCAAATCGTCCTCATCTATGTGCTTTGGACCGTTTGGAATGTTGCGGGGATTGCGACTACCATTTACGTCAATGAAGCGGTGCTATTTTATTTCCGCTTTGTGATCGGCGCGGCGCTGTTCGCTTTTTTTGCGTTGGGCACCAACAACTTGCAAGAAACGAATCGAATTGCCAAAGCGCTCGTTTTTTGCGGGACACTTTCGGCGATCATTACAGTTGCGCAGTTTGTGTCATTCCAGATGTTCGGCCTGAAGTCAATCGGCATTGTTGAACTGGTTCGCCATTTTTACGGCGATGCATACAGACCGGTGGGAACGTTTGACGGCCCGGTCGGCTCGGCGAATGTATTGTTTGCCATGTATCTGGTATCAAGTTACAAGTATTTGCAAACAAGGAATCGAATTTATTTGGCCGCCGGCATGTTCATGATTGCCGGAATGCTGGTGACGTTAACCAGGACAGTCGCATTGGCGCTTATTTTATCGGTTGTTTTTCAAGCCGTGCATGCCAGCGTGCTGAACAAAAGATGGGGCCCCATCATCAAAATCTCGGCGCTTATCATGATTGTGGCCGCGTTGTTATCCCAATTTGCCGCGGATATTATTGCAAAAAGATTTGTCGATATTCTGGGCTCCGCTTCCATTGACAGCTTTGGCGCCGGCAGGGTTGGCATATGGATCGGGATTGTAAAAGGTTTCATCCAGGAAGCAAACGTATGGAATTATTTCATTGGTCGCGGCATCAGCATCGCCAAATATTTTGTGTTCAACTATTCAGCTTACAATCACGGAGATGGAGATTATACGCACAACGATTTTTTGGATATTGCGATCTCAAACGGAATCATCTCACTGTTTCTGTTGGTTTTGTTCATCGGGAAAGTGTTTCAATTATTGTCCGCCAGCGCCCGGACGGTCAAATTAAGTTTCTTTTTTCCCTTGGTCTTTTATTTTTCCGTTATCATGGCGTTGTCGAACACCAATTACTCCAGCGGGCAAAGGTGGTTTTTTCTGATCGTGCTTGCGCTGATCATCAATCAATTGCGGTTTGATTCCGTTGGCCGAAGCCCCGAAAAATTGGAGACAAATTGA
- a CDS encoding Wzz/FepE/Etk N-terminal domain-containing protein, with amino-acid sequence MESLRLKDYFKILGRRSWIIAVCVLTSCIVTGVVSFYYVHPIYKATAKLIVNKWPSDQQLNQRINVDDLSANIMLINTYKEIITAAPVMEEVVRRHPEFRLAPEALSRLLRVSSVSQTQIMSISVSDYSYQRAADIVNAVAEAFKDMIPVIMKLDNIEILEKANTDFVPPPSNPSPLIHLFLSFVLSLVLSVALVFLLEHLDDSVKTEREAEAILGAAIFGKIGVIRKKDLQRRKEGKLKMHVEEDPYAPVGT; translated from the coding sequence ATGGAGTCGTTGAGATTGAAGGATTACTTCAAAATTTTGGGAAGACGGTCATGGATAATAGCCGTTTGCGTGCTCACCTCATGCATCGTCACGGGAGTTGTCAGTTTTTATTACGTGCATCCAATCTACAAGGCAACGGCAAAACTGATTGTCAACAAATGGCCGTCCGATCAGCAATTGAATCAGCGGATCAACGTGGACGATCTCAGTGCCAATATCATGCTGATAAACACATACAAGGAAATCATTACAGCCGCGCCCGTCATGGAGGAAGTGGTCAGGCGCCATCCCGAATTCCGACTTGCCCCCGAGGCTTTGTCCCGTTTGCTCCGCGTAAGTTCGGTCAGCCAGACGCAGATTATGTCAATCTCGGTATCCGATTACTCTTATCAAAGAGCGGCCGATATCGTGAACGCCGTCGCGGAAGCATTTAAAGATATGATCCCGGTCATTATGAAGCTCGATAATATCGAGATTCTGGAAAAAGCCAACACGGATTTCGTTCCGCCGCCATCCAATCCAAGTCCGCTCATTCATTTGTTTCTTTCTTTTGTGTTATCGCTGGTATTGTCGGTTGCGCTCGTATTTCTTCTCGAGCATTTGGATGATTCCGTCAAAACGGAGCGGGAAGCGGAGGCAATCCTGGGAGCGGCAATCTTCGGAAAGATCGGCGTGATCAGGAAAAAAGATTTGCAGCGGCGAAAAGAAGGAAAATTAAAGATGCATGTCGAGGAGGATCCGTATGCACCGGTCGGCACTTAA
- a CDS encoding nucleotidyltransferase family protein → MENGSRLDVSLLPEELKLLCALIGLPNDPDLPGRILQSGKGVRWHYFLALSGHHRVHPIVYGNLKQYKKEHLVPGHVRKSLEVNYRRNIFHMLRLSRETAILSKAFAEKRVGTLFLKGPVLAREIYGDISLRTSKDLDMLVRKQDIKLAEETLLQAGYNLEHYPFNDKNSRRHHLSFMHPEKHIQVELHWRLNPDTWSEPPFEHLWERKRLSCFGNGPVYFLGADDLFCFLAAHGARHGWFRLRWLADVDQLFRNGMNVESALRLQHEYGFRHIAGQAAILAANLFNTPIAAGMTPLLEGAKSVRLSKRAIHFIKNDKEPAASAGFMFYQLLIRSNSQKVRYLTSYVYPTAKDLQMLPLPKSWVFLYIPLRPFLLLWRKIKQFVVSWSC, encoded by the coding sequence ATGGAAAATGGCTCGCGGCTTGATGTAAGCCTTCTCCCTGAAGAACTCAAATTGCTTTGTGCATTGATCGGATTGCCCAATGATCCGGATCTCCCGGGCCGCATCCTGCAAAGCGGAAAAGGCGTGAGGTGGCATTATTTTCTTGCGCTTTCCGGGCATCATCGGGTGCATCCAATCGTATACGGCAATTTGAAACAATACAAAAAAGAACACCTTGTTCCCGGCCATGTCCGCAAATCTCTGGAAGTCAATTATCGCAGAAACATTTTTCATATGCTCCGCCTGTCCCGGGAGACGGCAATATTAAGCAAGGCTTTTGCGGAGAAGCGCGTCGGAACCTTGTTTTTAAAAGGTCCGGTGCTTGCCAGGGAAATATATGGCGACATCTCTTTAAGAACCTCAAAGGATCTTGACATGCTGGTGCGAAAACAGGATATCAAGTTGGCGGAAGAAACGCTCCTTCAGGCCGGATACAATCTGGAGCATTATCCGTTCAACGATAAAAATTCAAGGCGGCACCATCTGTCATTTATGCATCCGGAAAAACATATCCAGGTTGAATTGCATTGGCGGCTAAATCCTGACACATGGAGCGAACCGCCGTTTGAACATTTGTGGGAGCGAAAAAGATTAAGCTGTTTCGGAAACGGCCCCGTTTATTTTTTGGGAGCGGACGATTTGTTTTGTTTTCTTGCCGCCCATGGAGCCCGCCATGGTTGGTTTCGCCTGCGCTGGCTTGCCGATGTCGATCAACTGTTCCGCAATGGGATGAATGTGGAATCCGCCTTGCGGCTTCAACATGAATACGGCTTTCGCCACATTGCGGGCCAGGCGGCCATTCTGGCGGCAAATCTGTTTAACACCCCGATCGCAGCCGGGATGACCCCGTTGCTCGAAGGCGCAAAGTCTGTCCGGTTAAGTAAAAGAGCGATCCATTTTATTAAAAATGACAAAGAGCCGGCCGCTTCAGCCGGTTTTATGTTTTATCAACTTTTGATCAGGAGCAATTCGCAAAAAGTAAGGTATCTCACGAGTTATGTTTATCCCACTGCCAAAGATTTGCAAATGCTGCCATTGCCAAAATCATGGGTGTTTCTCTATATTCCCTTGCGCCCGTTTCTTTTGTTGTGGCGGAAAATAAAACAGTTTGTTGTATCCTGGTCGTGCTGA